A region of Nocardioides sp. JS614 DNA encodes the following proteins:
- the carA gene encoding glutamine-hydrolyzing carbamoyl-phosphate synthase small subunit: MTRAILVLEDGRSFQGESYGAEGETFGEAVFNTGMTGYQETLTDPSYHRQVVVMTAPHIGNTGVNDEDPESRRIWVAGYVVRDPARRSSSWRSRRTLDDELREQGVVGISDIDTRALTRHLRERGAMRVGISSTETDPAVLLERVRASEPMSGAELASEVSTQEAYVVPAIGERRYTVAALDLGIKSMTPHRMAERGIEVHVLPATASLADINAVSPDGLFYSNGPGDPAATTHQVDVLQGALAQGLPYFGICFGNQLFGRALGFGTYKLKYGHRGINQPVMDRTTGKVEVTAHNHGFAVDAPLSGSTTTPYGEASVSHVCLNDDVVEGLELRDGAGALRAFSVQYHPEAAAGPHDAAYLFDRFVDLMSGDHHSGEEA; encoded by the coding sequence GTGACGAGGGCGATCCTCGTCCTGGAGGACGGCCGCAGCTTCCAGGGCGAGTCGTACGGCGCCGAGGGGGAGACCTTCGGCGAGGCGGTCTTCAACACCGGCATGACCGGCTACCAGGAGACGCTGACCGACCCGTCCTACCACCGCCAGGTCGTGGTGATGACCGCGCCCCACATCGGCAACACGGGCGTCAACGACGAGGACCCGGAGAGCCGCCGGATCTGGGTGGCGGGCTACGTCGTCCGCGACCCCGCCCGGCGCTCCTCGAGCTGGCGCTCACGGCGCACGCTCGACGACGAGCTGCGCGAGCAGGGGGTCGTCGGCATCTCCGACATCGACACCCGCGCGCTGACCCGGCACCTGCGTGAACGGGGCGCGATGCGGGTCGGGATCTCCTCGACGGAGACCGACCCGGCCGTGCTCCTCGAGCGGGTCCGGGCGTCCGAGCCGATGAGCGGAGCCGAGCTCGCCTCGGAGGTCTCCACGCAGGAGGCGTACGTCGTGCCGGCGATCGGGGAGCGGCGCTACACCGTCGCCGCGCTCGACCTCGGCATCAAGTCGATGACCCCGCACCGGATGGCCGAGCGCGGCATCGAGGTGCACGTGCTGCCCGCGACCGCGAGCCTGGCGGACATCAACGCGGTGTCGCCGGACGGGCTGTTCTACTCCAACGGCCCCGGCGACCCGGCCGCCACGACGCACCAGGTCGACGTGCTCCAGGGAGCGCTCGCCCAGGGGCTGCCGTACTTCGGCATCTGCTTCGGCAACCAGCTGTTCGGTCGCGCGCTCGGCTTCGGCACCTACAAGCTCAAGTACGGCCACCGCGGCATCAACCAGCCGGTCATGGACCGCACGACCGGGAAGGTCGAGGTCACCGCGCACAACCACGGGTTCGCGGTCGACGCGCCGCTGTCGGGTAGCACCACCACGCCGTACGGCGAGGCCTCGGTCAGCCACGTCTGCCTCAACGACGACGTCGTCGAGGGTCTCGAGCTGCGCGACGGCGCCGGGGCGCTCCGGGCCTTCTCGGTCCAGTACCACCCCGAGGCTGCGGCCGGGCCGCACGACGCCGCCTACCTGTTCGACCGTTTCGTCGACCTGATGTCCGGAGACCACCACTCGGGAGAGGAGGCCTGA